The bacterium genomic interval GCACCTGACCCTACAGGATAGCGGTAATTAGAATCATTTGAATCATACAATAACTGCATCCCTTGAAGTATCTTTACTCGCTTAACCATCGGGGCAAAGTTATCTAAAATAACATCCCTGGTCTGATTAGCAGAATTCGATCGAATATCCTCAGCTATTACCTTTATCGTATAGCTACCATCCGGATACATTGCCTCATAATTCGTTTGGGCATCATTATAGGTAGCCGGGTCATTATCTATATCTCCATTCTTATCCCATTTAGTATTCCAATACTTATTTGCCGTAGGAGTCCCTGCGGCAAATGGGTCATTGGTAACCCAGTAATAGAAGCCAGTAGAGCTTTGCCCATCGTAGATAAGCTCAAAATTATCGTTATCAGGTTTAGAATCAAATTTAATATATTCTATCTTATTGCCAATGGTACTTCCATCCTGTAAGAACTCAGCATAGATTTTATAAACAGAGCATCTATGTCCTGCACTATTACCATTTGAATCAGTCCGAGGGTCAAAAGCATCTGCCTTTATATCTATCCGATTCCAGAGGATATTGCCAGTAATTTGAGTATTAGTTCTATCTCGGTATAAAGTAAAACTGGTCACCGTAGGATTGGCATTGTCAGTAAATGGACTTAACCCATTACTCCTTAATGGATTATAGTCACCATCATCTTCTTCAAAGTGTAAGTGAGGATGGACTAAAACATTGCCAATAACGCCCAAAAGAGTCTGACCTGCAATTACCGGATCGTTTACATGGAGATTATTCTCAGGATCCATATGGCGATATGTATATGCTCTACCATCATCCCCATTAACCACAACTCGTCCATTTCCACCTTCTACAATCTCTCCGATTATTCCACTTACAGCAGGATATACATTAGTCCCTGCACCTTCTCCTATATCTACACCAGCGTGGAAATGAAGTGGATCGGTTCTATACTCTCCAAGTGTACCTGTAATAGGATGTTGAGTAGTAGTTCCTGGTACTGGCCAGATATAACCCAATACTATATGAGGAGTAAGAATAAATAGGCTACTTAAAAGAAAAAAGGTCTTTTTTATCATTTTTATTCCTCTCTTGATATAGATTTTATCAGAGTACCATTTTTATCAAACCAGTACTCTTTAACTATCTTAATTCGTGCATTTGTTTCCTTAATATATGAATTTGCTAATTTACCTATGTAAAATATAATAAAATTATCCTCTGTAATACATTTAAGTCTACACATATAGGCATTTTTTCCTTCAACAATATTCTCTTTTCTCCATAGTTCATTTCCCTTATCATCCATTACAATCAAATGCTTTTTCTCTCTCTCCCGGAATTTTTTAGCTTCCACTTTCCTGTCAATGGTTGAAACAACTATGGCACAGAAACTCCCATCCTTGGAAAACGTTATATCCGCCCCTCCACCGTCAATCCTTATCCCTCCAACCCGTTCTATCCTTTTACTCACCCCATTATCAAAAAATATGTCTAGCGGCGCTTCTCCCCACTCAGAATCAGAACAAAAAACATATTTGCCATTAGATGAAACCTTAACATAGGGAGGATATGAAAAAAGACCAACTTTGGGTTTCCACAATACATCCCCTTCTGTATTTATTACTATGCAGTCTGTAGATATTCCATAGGGTGGTTTATCAGACGGTTTTGCCGATATTCTAGTAGTAGTTACAACAATATACTTTCTGTTTTCAGAAATTTTTACCTCTGCCGCACTTTGCTTTCCAAGAATCCATCTTTGGACAGGTATTTCCTTCTTTAACCTTCCTTTTTCATCCAAAAATTTAATTGATTTTGCTCTCCCTTGAGCATTTTCATCTTCTACAAATATCACCTTTGGATACTGCACCTTCACTGTCTCTGTTACCTTCTTCTTCTCCAACCCCTTCATCCCCAAAGCCCTTGCCTCTTCTACAGTCATCTCTGTTTCACCAAAGATAACATCAGCAATAGGTTCATCAGATTTGTATTCAAGGACCAATGCTGGTTCTATAGTCTCTGTGCCGACGACTGTTTCTGTTCCCTGGGTTTGGGCAAATCCCTTGCTTGCCAACAATCCCAAAACCACCCCTAAGATTAGTGCCTTTTTAATAGACATTTCACATTACCTCCTTTGAGTTTTATTTTTATATTTTAATAATTTTTGGTGTTAAAGTAATAACTATTTCTCTTGTTGTATCTTGTGATATTTTTCGTTTAAAAAAATAACCTATTATGGGAATACTACCTATTATTGGTACTTTCTTTTCTGTGAATACCTTATCTTCTTTCATAAGTCCGCTTATAAAGAACGGTTGACCATCTTTAAGTATTACAGTCGTATTGGTTTTCCGAGAAGTGATGATAGGTTGATTTTGATTTGTAAAACCATTTAAGGTATTATAATCAGTATTAATGGTTAATTTAATAAGGCCAGTTGTAGTTATTTGTGGAGTTATTTGAAGGGTTAATCCAACATCTTTTGATGTCTCTATCTTTTCATAAGTAGATTGTGGAATATAATATATCTTATCAGTAAAGTCCAACTCTCCTGTTTGGTTGTTTAAGATTGAGATTCTTGGGGTAGCCTTGATTTTGGCAGAACCTTTACTAACTAATAGATTAATAAAATCAGATAAAGATAATGGAACAGAAATATTTCTAATATTTATATCAAAATTTTTTCTCAATGTATCCTCCCACCTTTCATAAATATTATTATATTCCTTACGTTTTGAATATTCATTCCATGACTCCTGATAATACCTTCCACTTGTATTAAAACTTAAGAATTCAAAGATATGGTTCCAATCTATTCCTACTTTCTTGCCTTTAGCATATATAACTTCCATGACTGTAACTCCAATTTCCACTTGCTCAGATAGAATATCAACATTTTTAATAATCTCTTTAATCTCAATAATTTTACTTGGTATATCAGAAATCATAATCGTATTTAATGTATTGTCACAGATTACCTTACCTTTACTTGATAATCGTTGATTGATAAATGGTATTACTGAAGTTACAGAGATATTTTGAAATCTATAAAAGTAATTCTCAATACCATCATTCCCTGAAGTTCTTTGTTTATCGAGTTGCTTTAAAGCCTCAATTATCGAATTTACTTTTGATGGGAGATCAGTAATCAGGACAGCCCGCTGGTCCTTTAAAACTGCAAAAGAACCATCATCGCTTAATGAGGATGAGATAAAATCTACCAATTCCTCAGCAGAAATATTTTGGAATTTATAAATATTTGAAATAGTTAAATCATCCTGGTCATTGATAATGCGAAGGTTTATATCATCTTTTGAATTTTTTATCTCTAATTGAATAGGAATCTCTTCTGAATAAACCATAGTAGCCCATAATGTATCAGCAAGCACTCCTATTGCCAGCAAGCAAACCAATCCTAAACTCATCTTACACCTAACCATAATTTTATCCTGGCAATCTGTGGCAATCTGCGTCCTATTATTTTTAACCATAATTCTACCACCTACTAAAGATTTTTTAAACGATTGTTTTAGGTTAAACATTTTAAATCAACCTCCTTATTTTATTGGTAATTGGTTAAATGGTAACTGGTTAAATAATTACCAGTTACCAATTACCAATTACCAGTTGCCAGTTACCAATTACCAGTTGCCACTCACCAATCAATTGAAATTCATAGAAATTCATTGTTTTTTTGCCACCAATTTCTACAAATTTCTATATATTTCCTACCCGGATTACACGGATTAATTTGCTTCGCAACATTCTTTGAATTCGGATTTTTTTATTTTCTTTATCCGTTTCATCCGCTAAATCCGATTACTATAACTTTTCTAACCTTCACTGATAATATGGTCGTACCTCGACAATCTTGCCAAACTGAGCACCATTAATCCGTAAGTATGCATAATAATGATTAAAAATAGATACATCATCACCATCATCATTTTTACCATCCCAGTATACTTTATATTTTCCTTTTGTTAAACTCCCAGAATATAATCTACGGATTAAATCCCCTCCCATATAAGGACTAAAATGTATTCTAATTTCTATATAACTATCTGCGTTTAATTTAACTATTACTTCATTTTTGCCTCCTTCACCTGCAAACCATGCGCTATAGAAATCATTTTGTGTAGGAAAATTTAAACTTACCAGTGCGTACTTATCCCCAAACGAATCTGCTTCTGCTTCGACATAGTTTTCAGCAGGATGTGGTGTAGAGAGTAGCTCTGTCCATGTTTGCGAGCCGACATCAAATTTAAAGATTTTAAGATTATTTTCGTTTTTACCTGCTACCTCCTGGTCAGTGTAGGGAATAGCAATCTTTACTGTTTGAGTGGCATTAACATTATTTGATATTACCAGGCTGCAAATTCCCGTTAGCAAAATTTCTAAAAAAAATCTTTTTTTAATCATCTTTAAATTTACCTCCATGATTTTCATTTTATTTAATTTAGTGTTTTTAATATATCATATATTTCTGATTATTGTCAACAATTTTTGTAAGCGTTCAGGTGGTGTAACAAAAGGAGATGTGGAGATTAAGGAGATAGGGAGATATTATTAAAAAAATTGAAATTAGTAGAAACTAATAGAAATTTATGGGAATTTGTTGTTTCCCACAATCAATTTCTACCTATTTCTATAAATTTCAATCTATTTCTATTATCTTATCTCCATATCGCCCTTATCTCCTTATCCCCTTTCTTACACTTTTGAGATATAGCCTGAACGGTTACCATTTTTTTAATGGGACGCAGATTTTCACAGATGGAGACAGATGAATTATTTCCTCAAATCTGCGTCCATCTGTGTCTCCAAAAAGATTAATCTGCATAAATCCTAATATATCACAGAACCTATCATTAGTCAACAAAAATATTTGTAACTGTTCACCGCAGAGACAAAAGAGTTCGCACAGAAAAAAATTAAAATCTATTTACGATACGCAACAATTCTGGCTTGCCTGCTGAACATTCGGCAAGCACGTCCTATGTATTTCCATGTCTGCCTCAATAATCTTTTCTGTTATCTGATTTATTTCTATGTCTTCTCTGTTCCTCTGCGTCTCTGCGGTAAATTACCACCTGAACGGTTACAATATTGGATTAATGTCCCCAGAGAGAGAGTGCGCGGAAGGTCTCACCAATAAGGTTGGATTTATAGAATTTAGCCTTTTGTTTTGCTTGTAATTCAGAGGTTTCTGCTTTTTCTTTTGCTTTTATAGATGCCATTAAACTTTTTGTATAGCCACCGGCCTGGTGAGCGACCTGGGCTACTTCTAATAAATCTTGTGCATCTTTAAGCATGTCCGGTGAGTATTTATCTGCTTGAGCGGATTTAGCTCTGGCAATTGCCTTTTTAGCCTCTTCAATAGAGTAATTTGCCTCATTTTTTTGTGAGTCAATGATATTCGCTATCCTTTCCTCGACGCGCATTGCACGTTCTAAAAACAAATCTTTTTCTTCTTTGATTTTTTTGCGGTCTTCTTCCAGTTTTCTTTTTTCAGCCGCGGCTAAAGCACTTTGTTCTTCTGCTTGCTTTTTAGCCTCTTCAAGCAATTTTTTCTCTTCAAGTAACCGTTGTTTTTCTGCGTTTAAAACTAATGATTTTTCTTGTAATGTAAGTGCCTTTTGTTCAAGGTCTAATATCTTTTCTTCCTGATTTGAGATTTTCTTTTCTGAATCTTTTAGCGTAGATTGTATCTGTTTCTTTTCCTCTTCTACTTTCTTTCGTTCTTTATCACTTACAACTTTCTCTTGTTCTAAAGCAAGAAGTTTCTCTTCAATAATATTTTTTTCTTCCTCTAACCTTTTCTTTGCCTCAATAGCGTTTTTCATCTCCTGTTCTACATTTTCAATGCTCTTTTCAATTTCAAGTTTTTCTGTTTCACTCAAGATTTTCTCTTCTGGCACTTCTTTGATTTCAATCTTTGGTTCTTCTTCAATTTCAACTTTGGGGTTTTCAATTATTGTTGGAGGTTGGACAATCAGTTTTGGTTTTACTGGTGATTTTTTAACTGTCTTAGGTTCTTTCTCCACTTT includes:
- a CDS encoding secretin N-terminal domain-containing protein, translated to MFNLKQSFKKSLVGGRIMVKNNRTQIATDCQDKIMVRCKMSLGLVCLLAIGVLADTLWATMVYSEEIPIQLEIKNSKDDINLRIINDQDDLTISNIYKFQNISAEELVDFISSSLSDDGSFAVLKDQRAVLITDLPSKVNSIIEALKQLDKQRTSGNDGIENYFYRFQNISVTSVIPFINQRLSSKGKVICDNTLNTIMISDIPSKIIEIKEIIKNVDILSEQVEIGVTVMEVIYAKGKKVGIDWNHIFEFLSFNTSGRYYQESWNEYSKRKEYNNIYERWEDTLRKNFDINIRNISVPLSLSDFINLLVSKGSAKIKATPRISILNNQTGELDFTDKIYYIPQSTYEKIETSKDVGLTLQITPQITTTGLIKLTINTDYNTLNGFTNQNQPIITSRKTNTTVILKDGQPFFISGLMKEDKVFTEKKVPIIGSIPIIGYFFKRKISQDTTREIVITLTPKIIKI